The Streptomyces sp. NBC_01317 genomic interval TGCGGGTCCTTCTGCCCGAAGGACACCCCGTTGACGTACATCAGCCACGTACGCCACTGACCCGACGCGGACGCTCCGGCGATCAGCCCGACGAGGGCCGTGATCGCGAGAAGCACCCACTTCTTGTACGGGGCGATACCCATCCGGTAACGGTCGAGGTTCTGCTGCTCCATCGACATGGCGCTCAGCGGCGGCCTCAGCCGGTGCGCCAGCCAGATGTTGAACCCGACGGCGGCGGCCATCAACAGGCCGAAGACCGCGAACAGTCCGACCTTGGTCCAGAGCGTGGTGGTGAAAACCGATGAGTAATCGACCGAGCGGTACCAGAGCCAGTCGGTCCAGAACCCGGCGAACATGACAAAGAGCATGGCCAGGACGGCCAGCACCCCCAGCGTCATGAGCAGGGTCCGGACACGCCGGGACGGGCGGGCCACTCTCATCCGTGGCCCGGCGGGGCCTGCGCCGCGGTCCGGCATCTGGAAAGCCAACGTGCGCACCTCGAAGTTCGCGGTCGTATGGATCAGCGTCGTGAAAAATCAGCGTGGAACGGATCAGCCTTGCAGCGGTCCCGCGATCGTAGGACCCACTCATGCAACTTACTGAGGCTTTACCTAGTTCCCGTCCGCGGTCCCCGAGGGGGCAGGATATCGGCCATGTCCAACGTTTCCTCAGGTACCCCCATGGCCGCGAGCCCGCTGACCCGCGCGGTCCTCGAAATCGACGAGTACGCGGCGGGGCTCGGCTGGGACCAGCCGGCCCGGCTCTTCGCCCTGGTCGACACCGCCCGGCTGCGCACCGACGAGCCCGAGCTCGCGGCCCAGCTGGGCCTCGACGACGGCGACGCGACCGCGCCCCTCACCCCTATCGAGCAGGACGAGATCCCGGCCGGCACCCCGCTGGACGAGTTCCTCGCCACGATCGCGTGGCCCGGGGCGGTGGCGGGCTGCGCGATGACCGTCGAGCGGCTGATGCTGCCGCCGTCCGCGGAGGCGTCCGTCCCGGACGGCCTCGACGAGGCCGGCCTGGCCGACTGGGTCGCCGCCCACCCCGACCGTCAGGAGGTACGGATGACGGTGGCGGTGCTGCGCGACGGCGCGCGGGACTCGGCGCTGCGGCTGCGCGAGAAGGACTCGCCGACCGAGGTCCTCACCGGCTCCGGCCTGGTCCCGGGCCTGGCCGAGGCACTGTCCGCGACCTTCGAGGCGTAACCACCTCTCCAAGGGCGGCGCGGCCGGTCAGCTTGCCGAACAGCTCGGCAGGCCGGCCGTGTCCCCCGAGCGGACCTTGTCCAAGGACGTCTTGGCGTCGCCGATGGTGTTCACCTTGATCAGCGTGAGCCCGTCCGGGATGTCCGAGGCCGCCGCGGCGCAGTTCTCCGCCGGGGTGAGGAAGTACCGGGCGCCCGCGTCGCGCGCGCCGACCAGCTTCATCTCGATGCCCCCGATCGGGCCGACCTTCCCCTGGTCGTCGATCGTGCCCGTGCCGGCGACGAACTTGCCGCCCGTGAGGGAGCCGGGTGTGAGCTTGTCGACGATGCCGAGGGCGAACATCAGCCCGGCGCTCGGCCCGCCGACGTCGGCCAGCTTGATGTCGACCGTGAACGGGAACGTGTGGTCGGTCCCGGCCTGGATGCCGACGATGGCGCGGTCCCCGTCGTCGGACTTCTTGGTCGTGATCGTGACGTCCTCGGTGCCCGTGGGCTCCTTGCCGGCCTTCTCCGCCGCCTTCGCGTCCTTGGCGGGGACGACCGTGAACACGACGTCCTGGCCCGGCCGGTGCTTGGTGACGAGCTTGGCGACGTCCGTCGGGTCCTTCACCGGGGAGCCGTCCACCGCCTTGATGACGTCCCCGGCGTGCAGCGTGCCCTCGGCGGGGCTGTCCTTGACGACGGACGCGACGATGATCCGGGAGGTGACCGGGATGTTCAGCTCCTCCAGGGCGGCGACCTTGGCGCTCTCCTGGGACTGGCTGAACTCCTCCGCGTTCTCCTGCGTGGACTGCTCTTCCGTCTTGCCGTCCGGGTAGAGGGTGTCGTGCGGCACCACGACGTTGTCGTGCGCCAGCCAGCCGTACACCGCTTCGACGACGTTCATCCGGTAATCCGCTCCGGTGACCCGGACCGTCGTCATGTTCAGATGACCCGATGTCGGGTACGTCTTGTGTCCCGACACCTGCAACACCGGCTCGCCACGCGCTTCCCCGAGCGTGTTCACCGTCGGCCCGGGGCTCATCTCGGCGTACGGCACGGGGAGCAGCAGGCCCGCGCAGAGCAACCCGATGAGGGCGAGGGTGGAAGCGAGCATGGTCGCGGTGCGCCGTGGCATGGAACGACAGTACGGGAAGGGTCTGTCAGTCCACCCCTGGGGCCGGTCCGTACGAGGAGCCGCAGGCCGTCGTCGTCAGGCCGGGCCGGAGCCGGAATGTACCTTTTCCATCGCGTCTCGGAACCGTGCGTAGCCGTTGAGCGTGGCTATGTCTCCCGTCGTGCGGTTCCTCTGGGCCCAGCTTCCCCATATCGCGGCACCTACCGCGGCGAAAAGTGGAATGAGCAACCAGGTGAGCGCGGCCATTCGGACCTCCCGACCCCCATGAGCGTTCGCAGCGCCTGCGACCGACCGATCAGCAGATTAACCATCTGCTGGTCCAACGCTCCGGGCAGGGGCCCGGTTACGCAAATCGGGCCGTACGGGTGCCGGACCGGTTTGGGACCGGCGGGGACCCCGACGACCGGTCCCGGGGGGCCGGCTGTCCGTCGGCGGGAGCATCCGGAACCGGAACTAGTCGCTCCGCGCCCCGACCCAGTCGTCGGTCCCGTCGGAGTACGTCTGGTGCTTCCAGATGGGAACCTCGCGCTTGAGGTCGTCGATCAGCCTGCGGCAGGCCTCGAACGCCTCGGCCCGGTGCGGGCAGGAGACGGCCACGACCACCGCGAGATCGCCGACCGTCAGATCGCCCACCCGGTGGACGGCGGCCAGCGCGCGCACCGGGAAGTCGGCCACGACCTTCTCCGCGACGCGGCGCAGCTCCTCCTCGGCCGACGGGTGGCCGGTGTAGCCGAGCGCGTCCACGTCCGCGCCGCCGTCGTGGTTGCGCACCGTACCGACGAACAGGGCGGTGCCGCCGGCGGCGTCGTCCCCGACCGCGTGGAAGACCTCGTCCACGCTCAGAGGGGTGTCGCGTATCGCCAGGAGACGGATCGGGTCCTGCGCCGTCTGCTCGCCGGGGTGGGTGGGGGTGGTCGCCATACCGCCCATCGTGCCGTACGAGACCGCATGGTGGAAGCTTTCTTCCGCTGGGCGGCGGCGACACCGGCCGTGCGACAGGCCCTGAGGCGTGTCCGCGAAGCGAGCCGGACACCACTTCGCGGACGCGCCCTAGATGCGGCGGCGGGCCTTGCGGGCACGGCGTACCAGCGCGGCCGTACCGAGCAGGGCCACCGTCGCCCCCGCGGCGCCCGCCGCGGTGGCGTCCTTGCGGCCGAGCCGGCGGCCCGCGACCGTGTGGCGGCCCTCGACCTCCGCCAGCAGGGCGGCCAGGACCTCCTCGTTCGTCCAGGTGGCCCGCCAGCCCGCGTCGTGCAGCCGGCTCACGCTGACCACCCAGGGATGCATCGTGTACGCGAGGTCCCCGGCGGGCGAGGGGGTGAGCCCGATGCGGTGCAGCCGGGCCGCCGCGCCCAGGGCGACCGCCGACGGCAGCTCCATCCGGCGGATCCCGCTCAGCTCCTCGACCTCCTCCTGCTCCAGCCAGCCGTCGCAGCCGACCGCCAGCTCGCCGTCGACCTTTTCGAGCGCGGCGTACTCCAGCGCGCTGACCAGGTCCTCGACGTGGCAGAACTGCCAGGTGGGGCGGGAGCCCGCGACGACGAGCAGCCGGGGCGACTCGAAGTAGCGGGTGAGGGCCGTGTCCGTACCGCCGACGAGGACGGCGGGCCGGACGACCGTGACATGGAGCCCGGGGTGCGCGCGGGGCGCCCGGCGACCCAGCCGCTCGATCTCCAGGAGATCGCCCACCCCGGTGGCCTCGGCCGTGGCGCGCAGCTCGGCGTCCTCGGACAGGGGGATGCCGTTGTCGGGCAGCGCCCCGTAGACCATGGCTGAGGTGCAGAGCACGACCCGGTGCACGCCGGCGGCGGCCGCCGCTGTCAGTACGGTCTGGGTGCCGCGCACGTTGTACGCCGTACGGGCGGCGGCGTCGGTCTCCAGGTCCAGGTCGAGCGCGAGGTGCACGACGACGTCCACCTCGCGCAGTTTCTCGGCGATGGCCGGGTCGCGGATGTCGAGGATGTGCCACTGGGCCTCCGGCACGTCCCCGCGGCGCTCGTCGAGGGCGACGACCTGTTTGATCTCCTCCGAGGCCGCCAGACGGCGGGTGAGCAGGTCACCGACGCCGGTGGCGGCGCCCGTGACCGCGACGACCGGGCCTCGGGACGGGGTCGGAGTCGATCGGTTTCGCGCTGCGCGAACCTGCGGATCTGGGGAACTCACCGGGCGTCTCCAGCGGTTGTCTTCAGTACGGATGTGAACGCACGCGTCCGTACCAGGTGATGTCCATCCTGCCGCAGACCGTCCGCCGACTCCGCACCGAGCCCGGAAGCCGCCCGGGTGTCGACGCGGTTCGGGGTGGTGGCGGTCGCAGATCAGCCCGCCGACGCCGTGCCGCTCGGACCGACGCCCCAGGTGCCGGTCGGTCTTAGGCTGGGTGTGTAGTCGGGCAGCCGCCGTCGGCGAGAAGCCGCCGGCCCTACGAGCCGAGGAACCCCGTGAGTGACTCTCCATTCGGATTCGGCCTTCCGCCGGAGGAGCCGGAGGACGGCGACGGCAAGAAGAAGGACCCCGCCGGAGGTGGTCAGGGTGCCGGTGGTCCCGGCAATCCCTTCGGGAATTTCGGGTTCGGCCTGCCGGGCGGCGCGGGCGGCGGAGACAATCCGTTCGCCGCGATGTTCGGTTCTCTGAACCCGAACGACCTGGGCGCGGCCTTCCAGCAGCTCGGCCAGATGCTCAGCTACGAGGGCGGTCCCGTGAACTGGGACATGGCCAAGCAGATCGCGCGCCAGACGGTCGCGCAGGGCACCTCCGACGGGACGAAGGACGCGAGCGTCGGCCCCACCGACCGCTCGGCGGTCACCGAGGCGGTGCGGCTGGCCGACCTGTGGCTCGACGGCGTGACGTCCCTGCCCTCCGGGGCCCACACGGCCGTGGCCTGGAGCCGCGCGGAGTGGGTCGAGGCGACGCTGCCCGCGTGGCAGCAGCTCGTGGACCCGGTCGCGGAGCGGGTGGGCGCCGCCATGGGCGATGTGCTGCCCGAGGAGATGCGTGACGTGGCGGGCCCGCTGATCGGCATGATGCGCTCCATGGGAGGCGCCATGTTCGGCCAGCAGATCGGGCAGGCCGTGGGCGTGCTCGCGGGCGAGGTCGTCGGCTCGACGGACATCGGGCTGCCGCTGGCCCCGGCGGGCAAGGCGGCGCTGCTGCCGCTGAACATCGAGGCGTTCACCAAGGACCTGGGCGTCCCCAAGGACGAGGTCCGGCTGTATCTGGCCCTGCGCGAGGCCGCTCACCAGCGGCTCTTCACCCATGTGCCGTGGCTGCGGTCGCATCTGTTCGGCGCGGTCGAGGCGTACGCACGCGGGATCAAGGTCGACACCAGCAAGCTGGAGGACGTGGTCGGCCAGTTCGACCCGGCCAATCCGGAGGAGCTCCAGGAGGCGCTCCAGTCCGGCATGTTCCAGCCGGAGGACACGCCCGAGCAGAAGGCGGCCCTGGCCCGTCTGGAGACGGCTCTGGCGCTGGTGGAGGGCTGGGTCGACGCGGTGGTGCACGAGGCCGCGAAGGACCGGCTCTCGGCGTCCGACGCGCTGCGCGAGACGCTGCGCAGGCGGCGTGCCTCGGGCGGTCCCGCCGAGCAGACCTTCGCCACACTCATCGGACTCCAGCTGCGCCCGCGCAGGCTGCGGGACGCCGCCCGGCTGTGGGCGTCGCTCACGGACGCGCGGGGGGCCGACGGCCGGGACGCGCTGTGGGAGCACCCGGACAACCTGCCGACGGCGTCGGACCTGGACGATCCCGACGGTTTTGTCCACCACGAGCAGCTGGACTTCTCGGAGCTGGACAAGATGCTCGGCGAGGCGGCGGGCGGCAAGCCGGATCTGAAGAAGCACGACGCGGACGAGCCTGACGACGAGGACAACACCGACAAGTGAGCCTGCACGACGACGCTGTTCTCGTACTGAAAAAATACGACTCCCAGGAGGGCCAGGACTCCCACGGCGGCCAGCAGGAGTTGCGGGGGCTCTACCTGGATCATCTGGCGGCTCATCCCGACGGGATGTGGAAGGCCTGCGAGGCCGGGCACGTGACGGCCAGCGCGCTGGTGATCGACCCGGAGCGGGGCAAGGTGCTGCTCACCCTGCACCGGAAGCTGAACATGTGGCTCCAGATGGGTGGCCACTGCGAGCCCGTGGATCACACGCTGGCGGGGGCGGCGCTCCGGGAGGCCACGGAGGAGTCCGGGATCCCGGATCTGACGCTGCTGCCCGGGGGACCCGTACAGCTGGACCGGCACCCGATTCCGGCGCCCTGCACCTGGCATCTCGACGTCCAGTACGCGGCGCTGGCGCCGGCCGGGGCGCTGGAGCGGATCAGCGACGAGTCGCTGGACCTGCGCTGGTTCGGCTTCGAGGAGGCCGCGAAGGTCGCGGACGGCTCGGTGCTGAGGCTGATCGAGCGGACGAGAGCGGCGCTCGGGGCACGGTCGTAGACGGAAGGGGGCGTCCTCCTACAGAGGACGCCCCCTTCCGTCTGTCACACCACAGCTCAGCCTCTAGGGCGTGTCCGCGAAGTGGGGTCGTTCGCCCGAAGGGCGGGGCTCGCGGCGTCTGGTGCGTGCGATCGCAAGGCGGAGGACCGAGCGTGTACTGGATGTACTCGCTCGGTCCGACAACGCCGCGAGCGCGCGTGCCAGACGCCGCGAGCCAGACGCCACTTTGCGGACACGCCCTAGCGGCTCCAGGCGTTGCCCTGGTTCTGGGCGTGGGCGCCCTGGGCGCCGACGCCGAACTGCGCGGCGATGCCCTGGCCGATCCCCGCGTTCTGCGGCGGCATGACCTCGCTGGGCTGGACCAGCGCGAACCCCTGTCCCAGGAAGCTCAGCTCCCAGCCCTCGCCGGTGTTGCCGCGCCGCCGCGTGACACCCGAGGAATGGGTCTGCGCCTGCATCTGGACCCGCAGCGACGTCGACCAGGCGACCACCGCGTCGGCGTCCGCGTTGACGTACTTGTCCGGCGTGACCTGCAACATCAGCGGCTGGCCCGAGGTCATCAGCGCGACCTTGCCCCGCCCCGAGATGTTCAGCTGGTACTTGCCGGAGCCGGAGATGCCGTACTGGCTGTCCACCGCGATGACCTCGGTGTTCAGCGAGGAGTCGAGCGCCAGGACGTAGGAGCTGTCGACGGTCATGCCCTCGCGGTCGACGTCCACGACGTGGATGTACTGCGCGAGGTTGGCGAGATAGACCGTGCCCAGCCCGGAGCAGCGCATGAGGTCGAGGCCCTCGCCCGTACGCGCCCTGGCGCGGCGCTGGCTGCTCGACTGGTACTCACCGTCGAAGTCCATCAGCCCCTGGTACGCCACCATCGCGCCCTTGCGGGCGAGGACGTCGTCCTGGCCGGTCAGGGCGACCCGCAGCAGCTGCGGGTTCTGGACGACGTAGCGGTCCTGGGACTGCTGTTCCGTATATGCGAAAAGCGGACTCTGCATGGTTCCCTGCTCCCCCTCAGCCCCGGATCCGCAGGCGGTCGGTGCTGTCCTCACTCGGCTGTACGACCACGATTCCCTGGCCCGAGAAGGCCATCTGGTAGGCCTCCCCGCTGCCCCTGCCGACCAGGGCGGAGGCCTTGAAGCTGCGCTTGCCCTTCACCTTGAGCCCCGGTGACCAGGCGACGAGCGCGTCCGGGTCGACGTACGTCTCGTCCTCGCCCCGGCCGCAGTCGACCACGATCGGGGTGCCGCGCGAGGTCAGGGCGACCCAGCCGGTCCCGGAGATCTCCACGTTCCACAGGCCCTGGCCGGCGAACTTGGCCATGCCCTTGACCTTCTCGACGCCCCACTGGAGGTGGGCGTCGAAGGCGAGGAGGTTGCTGCCGTTGACCGAGAGCGCGTCGTTGTTGAGGTTGATCACGACGACGTCCGCGCCGTAGTCGGCGAGGTAGAGCAGGCCGTCACCGGCGCACTTCATGATCGGCGCGCCTTCGCCCGTCACCCACTGGGAGGCGACCTGGCGGAGGGCGGGCGGGTTGGGCTCGTACTGGATGAAGCCCTCGTAGGCGATCATCGAGCCGGTACGGGCGAAGAGGTCCTGTCCCGAGGCCATCGCGACCTTGAGCATGGCGCGGCCGTGGTTCTCCATCCGGGCCGCGATGGGGGTCGGGGCGTAGCCCGCGAGCTGCTGGTTCATAGTCCGGGCTCCCTCAGACCTCGTACGGCTGGACGACGACGAAATTGCCGGGGGCGCCCCGGAACTGGAGGTTCACGGTCTCCCCGCTGTGGCCCGGGTACGCGTTGCGGCGCAGCCTGACCTGGCTGGAGATGATCACCTGGGAGGCGGACGACCAGGCGACGACGGCGTTGCAGTCGGCGAAGGTCGTCGGCGTGACGGGCAGGACCACCGGGGTGCCGTGCGTCTTGACGACGACGGTGCCCGTGCCCTGGAACTGCATGGTGA includes:
- a CDS encoding PPA1309 family protein, producing the protein MSNVSSGTPMAASPLTRAVLEIDEYAAGLGWDQPARLFALVDTARLRTDEPELAAQLGLDDGDATAPLTPIEQDEIPAGTPLDEFLATIAWPGAVAGCAMTVERLMLPPSAEASVPDGLDEAGLADWVAAHPDRQEVRMTVAVLRDGARDSALRLREKDSPTEVLTGSGLVPGLAEALSATFEA
- a CDS encoding YlbL family protein, with protein sequence MPRRTATMLASTLALIGLLCAGLLLPVPYAEMSPGPTVNTLGEARGEPVLQVSGHKTYPTSGHLNMTTVRVTGADYRMNVVEAVYGWLAHDNVVVPHDTLYPDGKTEEQSTQENAEEFSQSQESAKVAALEELNIPVTSRIIVASVVKDSPAEGTLHAGDVIKAVDGSPVKDPTDVAKLVTKHRPGQDVVFTVVPAKDAKAAEKAGKEPTGTEDVTITTKKSDDGDRAIVGIQAGTDHTFPFTVDIKLADVGGPSAGLMFALGIVDKLTPGSLTGGKFVAGTGTIDDQGKVGPIGGIEMKLVGARDAGARYFLTPAENCAAAASDIPDGLTLIKVNTIGDAKTSLDKVRSGDTAGLPSCSAS
- a CDS encoding molybdenum cofactor biosynthesis protein MoaE, with the protein product MATTPTHPGEQTAQDPIRLLAIRDTPLSVDEVFHAVGDDAAGGTALFVGTVRNHDGGADVDALGYTGHPSAEEELRRVAEKVVADFPVRALAAVHRVGDLTVGDLAVVVAVSCPHRAEAFEACRRLIDDLKREVPIWKHQTYSDGTDDWVGARSD
- a CDS encoding SDR family oxidoreductase, with the protein product MSSPDPQVRAARNRSTPTPSRGPVVAVTGAATGVGDLLTRRLAASEEIKQVVALDERRGDVPEAQWHILDIRDPAIAEKLREVDVVVHLALDLDLETDAAARTAYNVRGTQTVLTAAAAAGVHRVVLCTSAMVYGALPDNGIPLSEDAELRATAEATGVGDLLEIERLGRRAPRAHPGLHVTVVRPAVLVGGTDTALTRYFESPRLLVVAGSRPTWQFCHVEDLVSALEYAALEKVDGELAVGCDGWLEQEEVEELSGIRRMELPSAVALGAAARLHRIGLTPSPAGDLAYTMHPWVVSVSRLHDAGWRATWTNEEVLAALLAEVEGRHTVAGRRLGRKDATAAGAAGATVALLGTAALVRRARKARRRI
- a CDS encoding zinc-dependent metalloprotease; its protein translation is MSDSPFGFGLPPEEPEDGDGKKKDPAGGGQGAGGPGNPFGNFGFGLPGGAGGGDNPFAAMFGSLNPNDLGAAFQQLGQMLSYEGGPVNWDMAKQIARQTVAQGTSDGTKDASVGPTDRSAVTEAVRLADLWLDGVTSLPSGAHTAVAWSRAEWVEATLPAWQQLVDPVAERVGAAMGDVLPEEMRDVAGPLIGMMRSMGGAMFGQQIGQAVGVLAGEVVGSTDIGLPLAPAGKAALLPLNIEAFTKDLGVPKDEVRLYLALREAAHQRLFTHVPWLRSHLFGAVEAYARGIKVDTSKLEDVVGQFDPANPEELQEALQSGMFQPEDTPEQKAALARLETALALVEGWVDAVVHEAAKDRLSASDALRETLRRRRASGGPAEQTFATLIGLQLRPRRLRDAARLWASLTDARGADGRDALWEHPDNLPTASDLDDPDGFVHHEQLDFSELDKMLGEAAGGKPDLKKHDADEPDDEDNTDK
- a CDS encoding NUDIX hydrolase translates to MSLHDDAVLVLKKYDSQEGQDSHGGQQELRGLYLDHLAAHPDGMWKACEAGHVTASALVIDPERGKVLLTLHRKLNMWLQMGGHCEPVDHTLAGAALREATEESGIPDLTLLPGGPVQLDRHPIPAPCTWHLDVQYAALAPAGALERISDESLDLRWFGFEEAAKVADGSVLRLIERTRAALGARS
- a CDS encoding AIM24 family protein, with amino-acid sequence MQSPLFAYTEQQSQDRYVVQNPQLLRVALTGQDDVLARKGAMVAYQGLMDFDGEYQSSSQRRARARTGEGLDLMRCSGLGTVYLANLAQYIHVVDVDREGMTVDSSYVLALDSSLNTEVIAVDSQYGISGSGKYQLNISGRGKVALMTSGQPLMLQVTPDKYVNADADAVVAWSTSLRVQMQAQTHSSGVTRRRGNTGEGWELSFLGQGFALVQPSEVMPPQNAGIGQGIAAQFGVGAQGAHAQNQGNAWSR
- a CDS encoding AIM24 family protein; protein product: MNQQLAGYAPTPIAARMENHGRAMLKVAMASGQDLFARTGSMIAYEGFIQYEPNPPALRQVASQWVTGEGAPIMKCAGDGLLYLADYGADVVVINLNNDALSVNGSNLLAFDAHLQWGVEKVKGMAKFAGQGLWNVEISGTGWVALTSRGTPIVVDCGRGEDETYVDPDALVAWSPGLKVKGKRSFKASALVGRGSGEAYQMAFSGQGIVVVQPSEDSTDRLRIRG